In Bacteriovorax stolpii, a single genomic region encodes these proteins:
- a CDS encoding ABC transporter ATP-binding protein yields MIELKNIVKSYDNKLTIIDNFNLKINQGEFVVIVGPSGCGKSTMLRMIAGLEEITSGEFLLNGKDIAHLPPSKREVAMVFQDYALYPHMNVYENLAFGLRINKTDEKIIDEKVKKAAHILDLTSYLERKPSDLSGGQRQRVAMGRAIVKDAKIFLFDEPLSNLDAKLRHKMRSEIKKFHIDQKGTSIYVTHDQLEALTLADKLVIIRKGVIEQVGSPQEVFNNPKNSFVGEFIGTPAMNLMEVDLSYEADGIYATGKERAFRFKLPENKTIFHTVKKLSPTKAVLGVRPTDIVLHSSEEAGWNAKFEVLFTELLGHEANVILKYADGEITSLIPAMHLPKDLKSAEFYFKLHFAHLFDSVTGDNLNL; encoded by the coding sequence ATGATTGAATTAAAAAATATTGTTAAGAGCTACGACAACAAACTCACCATCATCGATAACTTCAACCTGAAAATTAATCAGGGCGAATTCGTTGTTATCGTCGGTCCATCTGGTTGTGGAAAATCTACGATGCTAAGAATGATTGCCGGTCTGGAGGAAATCACTTCCGGTGAATTTCTTTTAAACGGCAAAGACATCGCTCACCTTCCACCGAGTAAACGCGAAGTGGCCATGGTGTTTCAGGACTACGCTCTTTATCCGCACATGAATGTTTATGAAAACCTGGCCTTTGGTTTAAGGATCAATAAGACAGATGAAAAAATCATCGATGAAAAAGTAAAAAAGGCCGCTCACATTCTCGACCTGACTTCCTATCTTGAGAGAAAGCCTTCAGATCTTTCCGGAGGTCAGCGCCAGCGCGTGGCCATGGGACGAGCGATTGTTAAAGACGCTAAGATCTTTTTATTCGATGAACCTCTTTCAAACCTTGATGCCAAACTTCGCCACAAGATGAGATCGGAAATTAAAAAATTCCATATCGATCAGAAAGGAACATCAATCTATGTGACTCACGATCAACTTGAAGCTCTCACTCTTGCAGATAAACTGGTTATCATTAGAAAAGGTGTAATTGAGCAAGTTGGCTCTCCTCAGGAAGTCTTCAACAATCCAAAAAACTCTTTTGTAGGTGAATTTATCGGAACTCCGGCCATGAACCTGATGGAAGTGGATTTAAGTTATGAAGCTGATGGCATCTATGCCACAGGAAAAGAGCGCGCTTTCCGTTTTAAACTTCCAGAAAATAAAACAATCTTTCACACAGTAAAAAAACTCTCTCCAACAAAAGCAGTGCTTGGCGTACGTCCAACAGACATCGTTCTTCACAGCAGTGAAGAAGCTGGATGGAATGCTAAGTTCGAAGTTCTCTTTACCGAGCTCTTAGGGCATGAGGCCAATGTGATTTTAAAATACGCTGACGGCGAAATCACCAGTCTTATCCCCGCAATGCATCTGCCAAAAGACTTAAAGAGCGCAGAGTTTTACTTCAAACTGCACTTCGCTCACCTTTTTGACAGCGTCACAGGCGATAATCTTAACCTTTAA
- a CDS encoding carbohydrate porin — protein sequence MKNLWVALLFSSFFAPGARAMDMKDVTTFGYARAGTGTNTFGGDQECFYNQGAGGWGGIGRNEFRLGNECTNYLELALTFHHVKTESQHVFTQFRIANSHNGDDATESSTQSTNFVEAFAEMSGVTEMPWSFWVGKRFYRDQDVFIDDYYYFGSMNGNGGGIGNIDLLGGKLSLAYLKRVTDTRTNIGKQGITVYDARLKNIEHTSWLKQNVWLAFGHAPESTNSTTKVHYEKSRGFVVGTLFDFNLNDKGFNHFALMYGQGVMNNFNLYGDSLITAGNMQSKQKRLRFINHTTFDVNEKWAFHLALSHERFIEQDNTKEQWLSLGARPMYRVTKNFHLLTEVGSSIVQSGGTRRLTRLTFAPQLSVNENIWGRPVLRAFYTHSFWNKANQSKVAENAPTYSNKLAGGSYGLQMETFF from the coding sequence ATGAAAAATCTATGGGTTGCACTGCTATTTTCGTCTTTTTTTGCTCCGGGCGCACGCGCCATGGACATGAAGGACGTTACCACATTTGGTTACGCCAGGGCCGGAACAGGAACCAACACTTTTGGCGGCGACCAGGAATGTTTTTATAACCAAGGGGCCGGTGGCTGGGGCGGTATCGGAAGAAACGAATTCCGACTTGGAAACGAGTGCACGAACTACCTTGAATTAGCTCTTACTTTTCACCACGTAAAAACAGAATCACAACACGTCTTTACTCAATTTAGAATTGCCAACAGCCACAATGGAGATGATGCCACTGAATCAAGCACCCAGAGCACTAACTTTGTTGAAGCTTTTGCTGAGATGTCAGGTGTCACTGAAATGCCCTGGAGCTTTTGGGTTGGAAAAAGATTTTATCGTGATCAAGATGTCTTCATTGATGACTACTACTACTTCGGTAGTATGAATGGTAACGGTGGTGGTATCGGCAACATCGATCTTCTTGGCGGAAAACTTTCTCTCGCTTACCTAAAGCGTGTCACAGACACCAGAACCAACATCGGAAAACAAGGAATCACTGTTTACGATGCCCGCTTAAAAAATATCGAGCATACTTCGTGGTTAAAACAAAACGTATGGCTTGCTTTTGGTCACGCTCCTGAATCAACAAATTCGACAACAAAAGTTCACTATGAAAAATCCAGAGGATTTGTTGTCGGGACTCTTTTTGATTTCAACTTAAACGACAAAGGCTTCAACCACTTTGCTTTAATGTATGGGCAAGGAGTGATGAACAATTTCAACCTTTATGGCGATAGCTTAATTACTGCTGGAAATATGCAAAGCAAACAAAAGCGTCTGCGTTTTATCAATCACACAACTTTTGATGTGAATGAGAAATGGGCCTTTCACCTTGCTTTAAGCCATGAGCGTTTTATTGAGCAAGACAATACAAAAGAGCAATGGCTGAGTTTAGGTGCTCGCCCAATGTACAGAGTGACAAAAAACTTCCACCTCCTGACAGAAGTGGGAAGTAGTATCGTTCAAAGCGGTGGTACAAGAAGACTGACTCGTCTGACTTTTGCTCCACAACTAAGTGTGAATGAAAACATCTGGGGGCGCCCGGTCCTTCGTGCTTTTTATACTCACTCATTCTGGAACAAGGCCAACCAGTCTAAAGTTGCTGAAAACGCTCCTACTTATTCAAATAAACTGGCAGGTGGCTCGTACGGGCTACAAATGGAAACATTCTTCTAA
- a CDS encoding TIGR02147 family protein encodes MKIYEFNDPIEYVNRQFSLKKEVNPRFSLRSYAKLLGYENPSLLSSVLKGERKLSTELADKIGHQLNLSTVEQKYFQLLILYKYAKNDAERMMYTELLEATKPDTINSQFSVSIDSFRFIDDWYHAAILEMIELKNFKFNYDWMAKKLGRGLNPELVEAAVARLVRLGLLEDHKKTLKRKEGNFVVDKNIPSDAIKKHHDQFIQFARQAIFDQPIGERDIRSSTITLKKKNYKKAQEILKKAHAELVELSCKDDGEEVYQICSQLFKLTSDNESTNE; translated from the coding sequence ATGAAAATTTATGAATTTAATGACCCTATTGAATACGTTAACCGCCAATTCTCACTGAAGAAGGAAGTGAATCCGCGCTTTTCTTTGCGCTCGTACGCTAAGCTTTTGGGGTATGAAAACCCAAGCCTTCTTTCGAGTGTTTTAAAAGGTGAAAGAAAGTTAAGCACAGAGCTTGCTGATAAAATCGGCCACCAGCTAAATTTGAGCACAGTGGAGCAGAAGTACTTTCAGCTTCTCATTCTCTACAAATACGCTAAAAACGATGCGGAAAGAATGATGTACACGGAGCTTTTAGAAGCGACTAAGCCGGATACAATTAATTCCCAATTTTCAGTCTCAATCGACTCTTTCCGTTTTATTGATGACTGGTATCACGCTGCTATTTTGGAGATGATCGAACTTAAAAATTTTAAGTTCAATTACGACTGGATGGCCAAAAAGTTAGGGCGTGGCCTTAACCCAGAACTAGTTGAAGCCGCTGTGGCCCGTTTAGTGCGCCTGGGGTTATTGGAAGATCACAAGAAGACTTTAAAGAGAAAAGAAGGGAACTTTGTCGTCGATAAGAACATCCCAAGTGATGCCATTAAAAAACACCATGATCAGTTTATCCAGTTTGCCCGCCAGGCGATCTTTGACCAACCTATTGGTGAAAGGGACATCAGAAGTTCGACGATCACCCTTAAAAAGAAGAACTATAAAAAGGCCCAGGAGATTTTAAAGAAGGCCCACGCAGAATTGGTGGAACTTTCTTGTAAAGATGACGGAGAAGAGGTCTATCAAATCTGTTCCCAATTGTTTAAACTAACGTCCGATAACGAA